A window from Exiguobacterium marinum DSM 16307 encodes these proteins:
- the coaBC gene encoding bifunctional phosphopantothenoylcysteine decarboxylase/phosphopantothenate--cysteine ligase CoaBC gives MVKDRTILLCVSGGIAAYKACSLTSKLVQAGANVHVAMTKSAEQFVGQATFQALSRNPVYTDVFEEHDPTKIAHIDVVDSSDLIVVAPATANTIAKLANGIADDFITTSILAAKCPVIVSPAMNVNMLEHPATQRNIETLKSYGYQLIEPGVGNLACGWIGGGRLPEPEDLVRIIESQFVPKLYMGKDVLITAGPTVERIDPVRYLSNDSSGKMGVALAEVARDMGARVTLVHGPLQVPVPDGVTAIPVESSEEMLREVTSRFELLDLVVKSAAVADYRPKNVYSEKHKKVHGPLTIELEETTDILKTLGEQKTHQVLVGFAAETERLEEHAAAKLKRKNVDFLVANDVSGSDIGFGADDNEVVLFRGDGSILKLPKQSKKELAFELLTYFKEAVR, from the coding sequence ATGGTGAAGGATCGTACTATTTTGTTATGTGTGAGTGGTGGCATCGCGGCTTATAAAGCGTGTTCGCTCACATCGAAATTGGTTCAAGCCGGAGCGAATGTTCACGTCGCGATGACAAAGTCAGCAGAACAATTCGTGGGTCAGGCGACCTTCCAGGCACTCAGTCGAAACCCGGTCTATACGGACGTATTCGAAGAGCATGACCCGACAAAAATTGCCCATATCGATGTGGTCGACTCGAGCGACTTGATCGTCGTGGCTCCAGCAACGGCAAATACCATTGCGAAATTAGCGAACGGGATTGCCGACGACTTCATCACGACGTCGATTTTGGCGGCGAAGTGTCCAGTTATCGTCTCACCGGCGATGAATGTGAATATGCTCGAACATCCTGCGACACAGCGAAACATCGAGACGTTGAAATCATACGGCTATCAGTTGATTGAGCCCGGCGTCGGCAATTTGGCATGTGGGTGGATTGGCGGTGGACGTCTACCGGAACCTGAAGATTTGGTTCGCATCATCGAGAGTCAGTTCGTTCCGAAACTATATATGGGGAAAGACGTCTTGATCACGGCTGGTCCAACTGTCGAACGCATCGATCCGGTCCGTTACTTGTCAAACGACTCTTCTGGGAAAATGGGTGTAGCGCTCGCTGAAGTGGCACGTGATATGGGCGCACGCGTCACACTCGTCCACGGTCCTCTTCAAGTCCCGGTCCCAGACGGTGTGACGGCCATTCCGGTCGAGTCGAGTGAAGAGATGCTTCGAGAAGTGACGAGCCGCTTCGAGTTGCTCGACCTCGTTGTGAAGTCGGCAGCGGTCGCGGACTATCGCCCGAAAAACGTTTATTCAGAAAAACATAAAAAGGTTCACGGTCCGCTCACAATCGAACTTGAAGAAACGACAGACATTTTAAAGACACTTGGTGAACAGAAGACCCATCAAGTGTTGGTCGGCTTTGCGGCAGAGACGGAACGACTCGAGGAGCATGCGGCAGCCAAGCTGAAGCGAAAGAATGTCGATTTCCTCGTTGCTAACGATGTATCTGGCAGTGACATCGGATTCGGTGCGGACGACAATGAGGTCGTCTTGTTTAGAGGGGACGGTTCGATTCTTAAGTTGCCGAAACAATCGAAAAAAGAGTTGGCGTTCGAGTTGCTCACATACTTTAAGGAAGCGGTCCGATGA
- the pyrE gene encoding orotate phosphoribosyltransferase: MKQIAEALLQIEAVTLSPTEPYTWSSGLKSPIYCDNRLTLSYPEVRQVIIDKLVKSITPTQVDVIAGTATAGIPHGALLADRLGLPFIYVRSSAKGHGKGNQIEGKLDIGARVLVIEDLLSTGMSSIDAAKAILEAGSKVVGIQAIFSYELPILEKNLAAANLSAESLTTFSELIEVAETKGILNRSELNSLREWQQDPRAWSDLVTS; this comes from the coding sequence ATGAAACAAATTGCTGAAGCACTATTACAGATTGAAGCTGTCACACTTTCGCCGACCGAGCCATATACATGGTCGAGCGGGCTAAAGAGTCCGATTTATTGCGACAATCGGTTAACACTCAGTTATCCTGAAGTTCGTCAGGTGATCATCGATAAGTTGGTGAAGTCGATTACCCCTACACAGGTTGATGTCATCGCAGGCACAGCTACGGCCGGTATTCCTCACGGGGCATTGCTCGCTGACCGACTTGGTCTTCCTTTCATCTATGTTCGTTCGAGTGCGAAAGGACATGGAAAGGGAAATCAAATCGAGGGGAAACTCGATATAGGCGCACGCGTGCTCGTCATCGAGGACTTGTTGTCGACAGGGATGTCAAGTATCGATGCAGCGAAAGCGATTCTTGAAGCGGGTAGTAAGGTCGTTGGGATTCAAGCCATCTTCTCTTACGAATTGCCGATTCTCGAAAAAAATCTAGCCGCGGCAAACCTTTCTGCAGAGTCATTGACGACATTCTCAGAATTAATTGAAGTTGCAGAAACGAAAGGAATCCTCAACCGTTCGGAACTTAATTCTTTACGTGAGTGGCAGCAAGACCCCCGTGCTTGGAGCGATTTGGTCACCTCTTAA
- the priA gene encoding primosomal protein N', with translation MIAHVHVDAPVITIDRPFDYEVPEQFETLIEPGMRVSVPFGSRRLLGIVVGTSDGTREGLKPLEALLDEESSLTEELLDLSIHVKETTLCFRSSALLAMLPAALKVSYDKEIKEGLVPDGVRLGTHLSEYPKDVQSLILGLAKKGELTLAPVLKEKKTVKTDVLVELLDATVVSKRAKKQLEAIRQLEETPRMYWSALRQIGLTRPQLQKLADLGAVRLTEVELNRDPYATIEQVKETVQLNDSQARAVQAIHEADAGETLLVHGVTGSGKTEVYLESIGQVIDEGKQAILLVPEISLTPMMVKRFKRRFGERVAVLHSALSKGEKYDEWRKIKRREVDVVVGARSAIFAPLDRLGLIILDEEHETTYKQEENPRYHARDVAIWRARYHGCPVVLGSATPSLESYARAQKGVYRYLHLKERYGGEMPPVHIIDMRRELAKGNTTMFSEELFNGILDRIEKKEQCVILLNRRGFTTFVMCRDCGEGMTCPHCAVNLTYHQHGDRLKCHYCGYEVGMPSTCPSCSSKKIKQFGSGTQKIETELLNRIPEARIIRMDQDTTSRKGSHEQLLRRFEEGEADILLGTQMIAKGLDFPNVTLVGVLAADATLGMPDFRATERTFQLVTQVAGRAGRGKLPGEAFVQTYNPDHYVIETASEHDYESFFAKEMGLRQVGNHPPYWFLTLVTFSAENPLVAKSEAELFASDFLQAQVENSRLNGPMPAPLSKLKNAYRYQVFIKTKQPEALYVELARLQQARAKAISKKEYQMSIDVNPYVFM, from the coding sequence ATGATTGCACATGTCCATGTCGATGCGCCGGTGATCACGATTGATCGCCCGTTTGATTATGAAGTACCCGAACAGTTTGAGACGTTGATTGAACCAGGTATGCGTGTATCGGTTCCGTTCGGGTCACGACGTTTACTCGGAATCGTCGTCGGAACGTCAGACGGGACGAGAGAAGGATTGAAACCGTTAGAAGCCTTGTTAGATGAGGAATCCTCACTCACGGAAGAATTACTCGACCTGTCAATCCATGTGAAAGAGACGACGCTTTGCTTTCGGTCATCCGCTCTTCTTGCGATGCTCCCGGCTGCGCTCAAGGTCAGCTATGACAAAGAAATCAAAGAAGGTCTGGTACCTGATGGCGTCCGACTTGGGACACACTTGTCCGAATATCCGAAAGACGTACAATCGCTCATCCTCGGGCTAGCTAAAAAGGGGGAATTGACTCTTGCACCTGTCTTGAAAGAAAAGAAAACGGTCAAAACTGATGTCCTTGTCGAGCTACTCGATGCGACTGTCGTCTCGAAACGTGCGAAAAAGCAACTCGAGGCAATCCGTCAGCTTGAAGAGACTCCTCGCATGTATTGGTCCGCGCTTCGACAAATCGGATTGACCCGTCCGCAGCTACAAAAGCTCGCGGACTTAGGTGCAGTTCGATTGACCGAGGTAGAATTGAATCGTGATCCGTACGCGACGATTGAACAAGTCAAAGAAACGGTCCAATTAAATGACAGTCAGGCGAGAGCGGTCCAGGCCATCCATGAGGCGGACGCGGGCGAGACACTTCTCGTCCATGGTGTGACGGGGAGTGGGAAGACTGAGGTCTATTTAGAATCAATCGGACAAGTCATCGATGAAGGGAAACAGGCGATCTTACTCGTCCCTGAGATCAGCTTGACCCCGATGATGGTGAAACGGTTTAAGCGACGGTTCGGTGAACGGGTCGCAGTCTTACACAGTGCACTTTCAAAAGGTGAGAAGTATGATGAGTGGCGAAAAATCAAACGTCGTGAAGTCGACGTCGTCGTCGGCGCACGTTCTGCCATCTTTGCCCCGCTCGACCGACTTGGTCTGATCATATTAGATGAAGAGCACGAGACGACGTACAAGCAAGAAGAGAATCCGCGCTATCATGCGCGTGATGTCGCCATTTGGCGGGCGCGGTATCATGGGTGTCCGGTCGTATTAGGCAGTGCGACCCCATCACTTGAATCGTATGCTAGAGCACAAAAAGGTGTCTACCGCTATTTACATTTGAAAGAGCGGTATGGTGGCGAGATGCCGCCGGTCCACATCATCGATATGCGTCGTGAGCTGGCCAAGGGCAATACGACAATGTTCTCGGAAGAATTGTTTAACGGCATCCTCGACCGAATCGAGAAAAAAGAGCAGTGCGTTATTTTGCTGAATCGTCGCGGATTTACTACATTCGTCATGTGCCGTGATTGCGGAGAAGGGATGACATGTCCGCATTGCGCCGTCAATTTAACGTATCATCAACATGGAGACCGGTTGAAGTGTCATTATTGCGGCTACGAGGTAGGTATGCCATCGACGTGTCCGTCATGTAGCAGTAAGAAAATCAAACAGTTCGGGTCAGGCACTCAAAAAATCGAGACAGAATTACTGAACCGAATTCCAGAGGCGCGCATCATTCGTATGGATCAAGATACGACGTCACGAAAAGGTTCACATGAGCAATTGTTGCGCCGTTTCGAAGAAGGAGAGGCGGATATCTTACTCGGCACGCAGATGATCGCAAAAGGACTCGACTTCCCGAACGTCACACTCGTCGGGGTGCTCGCAGCGGATGCGACGCTCGGAATGCCTGATTTTCGGGCGACCGAACGTACCTTCCAGCTTGTCACACAAGTGGCAGGACGTGCGGGACGGGGAAAACTTCCAGGTGAGGCATTCGTCCAAACGTATAATCCTGACCATTATGTGATTGAAACAGCGAGTGAACATGATTATGAGTCGTTTTTTGCCAAAGAGATGGGTCTAAGGCAGGTCGGAAATCATCCTCCGTATTGGTTTTTGACGCTCGTCACGTTTTCGGCGGAAAATCCGCTTGTCGCCAAGAGTGAGGCGGAATTGTTCGCATCCGACTTTTTACAAGCGCAAGTGGAAAACAGCCGCTTGAACGGTCCAATGCCTGCGCCTTTGTCAAAGCTGAAGAACGCGTATCGCTATCAAGTGTTTATAAAAACGAAACAACCCGAAGCGCTCTATGTGGAGCTGGCACGATTACAGCAAGCGAGAGCAAAAGCGATCAGTAAGAAAGAATATCAAATGAGTATCGATGTGAACCCATACGTATTCATGTGA
- the pyrF gene encoding orotidine-5'-phosphate decarboxylase, which translates to MHNLYLALDVETREEAFHLLQPFPNRPAVKVGMELFYREGARFVEELVDRGYPVFLDVKVHDIPETARRTMRQIGKLGVAVTNVHTLGGEKMMRYALDGLRQASDTTRLIGVTQLTSTDERMMQTELGIAGRLDQAVIRQATLAKQAGLDGVVASVQEAKMIHQELGDTFMTVTPGIRLGETDDDQVRVATPSEARLAGVHSIVVGRPITRATDPVTMYEQFMMEWGQTYETNC; encoded by the coding sequence ATGCACAACTTGTATCTCGCCCTTGACGTGGAGACACGAGAAGAAGCATTTCACTTGTTACAACCGTTCCCGAACCGACCGGCTGTCAAAGTCGGGATGGAACTTTTCTATCGGGAAGGCGCACGATTTGTTGAAGAGTTGGTCGACCGCGGTTACCCGGTCTTTCTTGATGTGAAAGTACATGATATCCCGGAGACGGCACGTCGTACGATGCGTCAAATCGGAAAACTTGGGGTGGCTGTGACGAACGTCCACACACTAGGTGGCGAAAAGATGATGCGTTATGCGTTAGACGGGTTACGTCAGGCAAGTGATACGACTCGTTTGATTGGGGTGACACAGTTGACGTCGACAGATGAACGAATGATGCAGACGGAACTAGGAATCGCAGGACGACTCGATCAAGCTGTCATCCGCCAAGCGACCCTCGCCAAACAGGCTGGACTCGACGGGGTAGTCGCGTCTGTCCAAGAAGCGAAGATGATTCATCAGGAACTCGGGGACACGTTTATGACCGTCACACCAGGTATCCGACTCGGTGAAACCGATGATGATCAAGTACGGGTCGCGACACCGAGTGAAGCTAGGCTGGCTGGTGTCCACTCGATTGTCGTCGGGCGACCGATTACACGTGCGACCGATCCGGTTACCATGTACGAACAATTCATGATGGAATGGGGACAAACGTATGAAACAAATTGCTGA
- a CDS encoding Rqc2 family fibronectin-binding protein — protein sequence MAYDGLMTYRVVKELQSLVGGRVNKVHQPYSLDLMLQIRSNRQNAQLLISANAMYARLQLTDTPIKNPQEPPMFCMMLRKHIEGGFITAVEQIGRDRVIVISVRSRNELGDEESKKVYIELMGRHSNVVLTTEEGKILDAIKHLPPSQNTYRTIMPGSDYLLPPEQNKFDPLTEMTEGLKRIDWNAGKLDKQIVATFAGVSPQIAQEVVHLTKMPNRDSLQQAFENVLRQLDGPYVFQQLASGKERFAPIALTAGDIETEETYESSKEVLDRFYYEKANRDRVRQQAHDVERLLKSELEKNQLKRRRLLDDLKATERADELQKYGELLTTYLFQLEKGMRVAEVVDYYDENGATLTIPLNPLKTPNENAQQYYKKYNKLKIAKVEVQKQLELNDAEIEYLETLIAQLDVASPSDILEIREELTEEGYIRQKRQKKKANPKISLEAYTSSTGTEFYVGKNNTQNDHLTFKFARRDEIWLHVKDIPGSHVIIRSTEPDETTLLEAASVAAYFSKARASSGVPVDYTRARFVKKPSGAKPGFVIYTDQQTVYVTPDEQVMKSLKQS from the coding sequence TTGGCTTATGATGGATTAATGACATATCGTGTCGTAAAAGAATTACAATCGCTCGTCGGAGGACGAGTCAACAAAGTACATCAACCGTATTCACTCGACTTGATGCTACAGATTCGCTCGAATCGACAGAACGCGCAACTACTCATATCAGCAAACGCAATGTATGCCCGTCTCCAATTGACGGATACACCGATTAAAAATCCGCAAGAACCACCGATGTTTTGCATGATGCTTCGTAAGCATATAGAAGGCGGATTCATCACGGCGGTCGAACAAATCGGACGGGACCGCGTCATCGTCATTTCGGTTCGCTCTCGTAATGAGCTCGGCGATGAAGAATCGAAGAAAGTATACATCGAACTGATGGGGCGCCACTCGAACGTCGTCTTGACGACGGAAGAGGGCAAGATTTTAGATGCAATCAAACATCTTCCCCCTTCACAAAATACGTACCGGACGATCATGCCAGGAAGTGACTATCTACTCCCGCCTGAACAAAACAAGTTTGATCCGTTGACAGAAATGACGGAAGGATTGAAGCGCATCGATTGGAATGCCGGTAAGTTGGATAAACAAATTGTCGCCACGTTCGCAGGCGTCAGCCCTCAAATCGCTCAAGAAGTCGTCCATCTCACGAAGATGCCGAACCGTGATTCCTTGCAGCAAGCGTTCGAGAACGTTCTACGTCAACTCGACGGACCATACGTCTTTCAACAACTCGCGAGTGGGAAAGAACGATTCGCTCCGATTGCGTTGACAGCTGGAGACATCGAAACCGAGGAAACGTATGAATCGAGTAAAGAAGTGCTCGACCGTTTCTATTATGAAAAGGCGAACCGGGACCGCGTCAGACAACAAGCGCACGATGTCGAACGTCTCTTAAAATCAGAACTCGAAAAGAATCAATTGAAACGCCGCCGCCTCTTGGATGATTTGAAAGCGACGGAGCGGGCGGATGAGTTACAAAAATACGGTGAGTTGTTGACGACATATCTGTTCCAATTGGAGAAAGGGATGCGTGTTGCCGAAGTCGTTGATTATTATGACGAGAATGGTGCGACCCTCACGATCCCGCTCAACCCGCTCAAAACACCAAACGAGAATGCTCAGCAGTACTATAAAAAGTACAACAAGCTAAAAATCGCAAAGGTGGAAGTACAGAAGCAACTCGAACTAAACGATGCGGAAATCGAGTATTTAGAGACGCTCATCGCACAACTTGACGTCGCCTCCCCTTCCGACATTCTTGAGATTCGTGAAGAGCTCACTGAAGAAGGATACATTCGTCAAAAACGTCAAAAGAAAAAAGCGAATCCGAAAATTTCGCTTGAAGCGTACACGTCATCGACCGGCACGGAATTTTATGTCGGGAAGAACAATACGCAAAACGACCATTTGACGTTCAAGTTCGCACGACGTGATGAAATTTGGCTACACGTTAAAGATATCCCGGGCTCACACGTCATCATCCGTTCGACGGAACCGGATGAGACGACGCTTCTTGAAGCCGCATCAGTCGCCGCTTATTTCTCGAAAGCTCGTGCGTCAAGCGGCGTCCCTGTCGATTATACGCGCGCCCGCTTCGTGAAAAAACCGAGCGGTGCAAAACCAGGATTCGTCATCTATACGGATCAACAGACCGTCTACGTGACACCAGATGAACAAGTGATGAAGTCACTGAAACAGTCGTAA
- a CDS encoding FUSC family protein, protein MNGKRYIPKVGLRTLKTGIAVSITVAISWYVFGIYSGMGAIAAVVAMQPTVKRSSNIVFSRIFGTVVGLMCGLFIVYLFGVNPLSIGLAVIVALTLNTTFDKTHMSTYAAFAIVMMLESPTSDFFHYAWTRSLLTAVGVFVSLGVNYAFLPPRYEDRLLNEVRKTSSFLFHHWRELVGSPAELLETRARILGHQELHMMLQEDMKVTNVKLKYMTIKQYRLLIHLEDKLVLLLESLAEHREALLMMSEEERQAFESEFLYLLAHHHDILYTCDKPYSLFKLPHEDLSVSEILHGHLLDYHEQLEAFKHDPKA, encoded by the coding sequence ATGAATGGAAAACGATACATCCCGAAAGTCGGGCTTCGTACGTTAAAGACTGGTATTGCCGTTTCGATTACCGTCGCTATCTCATGGTATGTATTTGGAATTTATTCTGGAATGGGGGCCATCGCAGCCGTTGTTGCGATGCAACCGACGGTCAAACGTTCCTCAAATATTGTATTCAGCCGAATCTTTGGAACGGTAGTCGGTCTCATGTGCGGACTCTTTATCGTTTATTTATTCGGCGTCAATCCGCTATCAATCGGATTGGCCGTCATCGTGGCCCTCACGCTCAATACGACGTTTGATAAGACACATATGTCGACATATGCGGCATTTGCCATCGTCATGATGCTCGAAAGTCCGACTTCTGATTTCTTTCATTATGCATGGACGCGTTCGTTATTGACGGCGGTCGGAGTGTTCGTCTCACTTGGCGTCAACTATGCGTTTTTGCCGCCTCGTTATGAAGATCGGTTATTAAATGAGGTACGAAAGACTTCATCCTTTCTATTTCATCATTGGCGCGAACTCGTCGGCTCACCGGCTGAACTATTGGAGACGCGAGCCCGTATTCTAGGACATCAAGAGTTGCATATGATGCTTCAAGAGGATATGAAAGTGACGAACGTTAAGTTGAAATATATGACGATTAAACAGTACCGATTATTGATTCACCTTGAAGACAAACTCGTATTGTTACTAGAAAGTTTAGCCGAACATCGAGAAGCGCTTTTAATGATGAGTGAGGAAGAACGACAAGCGTTCGAATCCGAATTTTTATATTTACTGGCACACCATCACGATATTCTTTATACATGTGACAAGCCCTATTCGCTCTTCAAACTTCCACATGAAGATTTATCCGTTTCAGAAATTTTACATGGGCATTTGCTCGATTATCATGAACAGCTCGAGGCGTTTAAGCATGACCCAAAAGCGTGA
- the rpoZ gene encoding DNA-directed RNA polymerase subunit omega has protein sequence MLYPSIDALQRVIPSKYTIVTVAAKRARQIQDGKAPKVAEPKSYKPVGQALEELFSGDTTIIVNEKNNG, from the coding sequence ATGTTATACCCTTCGATTGATGCCTTACAACGTGTTATCCCGTCAAAATACACGATCGTTACGGTCGCTGCAAAACGGGCGCGTCAGATTCAAGATGGAAAAGCACCGAAAGTCGCCGAGCCAAAATCATATAAGCCGGTCGGTCAAGCGTTAGAAGAACTATTTTCGGGTGATACGACAATCATCGTGAACGAAAAAAACAACGGATGA
- the fmt gene encoding methionyl-tRNA formyltransferase has protein sequence MYKVVEVPNEILRVTCEPVTKFDKKLRQTVDRLFDTMYEYDGVGVAAPQVNLNQRLAVVHTDDETGPLVLINPEIIETSGREVGLEGCLSIPGEFGFVERHESIVVKNQDLKGRTYTVKANGFFARAIQHEMDHLDGVLFTDKLAVPNSGKDKRIVFMGTPTFAVSVLERLLEEGYNVVGVVSQPDKPVGRKRELKPTPVKECALRHGIPVLQPEKVRTDYAEILELRPDIIVTAAYGQIVPTGLLEAPPNGAINVHASLLPKYRGGAPIHQAILDGESETGVTIMYMVDKLDAGDMIANTIVPIKETDTVGSLFDKLAVAGSDLLIRTLPAFLEGWIEAVPQDEREVTFAPNISREREQIDWTMDGEAVYNHIRGMNPFPTAYSTLDGERVKLFMGEKTTGTGQPGEVIRLEEDGFVVATGNDVAIKVTDLQPAGKKRMDGATFMRGAGQKLRVGDRLGGNHERT, from the coding sequence ATGTATAAAGTAGTAGAAGTACCAAATGAAATTTTACGCGTGACGTGCGAACCAGTGACAAAGTTCGATAAAAAGTTACGTCAAACGGTCGACCGTTTATTCGATACAATGTATGAGTATGATGGAGTCGGTGTCGCGGCACCGCAAGTCAATTTGAATCAGCGACTTGCGGTCGTCCATACAGACGATGAGACGGGACCGCTCGTCTTGATCAATCCGGAAATCATTGAGACGTCAGGTCGAGAAGTCGGACTTGAAGGATGTTTAAGTATCCCGGGTGAATTCGGATTCGTGGAACGACATGAATCGATTGTCGTCAAAAATCAGGACTTGAAAGGACGTACTTATACGGTTAAAGCGAATGGCTTTTTTGCCCGTGCGATTCAACATGAGATGGACCATCTGGACGGCGTCTTGTTCACAGACAAGCTCGCGGTGCCTAATTCCGGGAAGGACAAACGCATCGTCTTCATGGGAACACCGACCTTTGCTGTATCTGTACTTGAGCGACTGCTTGAAGAAGGATACAATGTCGTAGGTGTCGTTTCTCAGCCCGACAAACCGGTCGGACGAAAACGTGAGCTGAAGCCGACGCCTGTAAAAGAATGTGCCCTTCGTCATGGGATTCCGGTTCTACAGCCCGAGAAAGTTCGAACAGATTATGCAGAGATTTTAGAGTTACGCCCAGACATCATCGTCACAGCGGCGTACGGACAAATCGTTCCGACTGGATTACTCGAGGCACCGCCAAACGGAGCCATCAATGTCCATGCCTCTCTTCTTCCAAAATACCGTGGAGGTGCACCGATTCATCAAGCGATCCTCGATGGTGAGTCTGAGACGGGTGTGACGATCATGTATATGGTCGACAAGTTGGACGCAGGTGATATGATTGCCAATACGATTGTACCGATTAAAGAAACGGATACAGTCGGATCATTGTTTGATAAACTAGCTGTAGCAGGCAGTGACCTGCTCATTCGCACCCTTCCGGCCTTCTTGGAAGGATGGATTGAAGCAGTCCCTCAAGATGAACGTGAGGTAACATTTGCGCCAAATATCAGCCGTGAGCGGGAACAGATTGATTGGACGATGGACGGGGAAGCCGTATACAACCATATTCGAGGTATGAATCCCTTCCCGACTGCCTATTCAACGCTGGACGGAGAACGGGTGAAGTTGTTCATGGGAGAAAAAACGACCGGCACAGGACAACCTGGAGAAGTTATTCGTCTCGAAGAAGACGGATTTGTCGTGGCGACCGGAAACGATGTTGCCATCAAAGTGACGGATTTGCAACCGGCCGGTAAAAAACGAATGGATGGTGCGACCTTCATGCGTGGCGCCGGACAGAAGCTACGTGTTGGCGACCGATTAGGAGGAAATCATGAACGTACGTGA
- the gmk gene encoding guanylate kinase, producing MLEDGGLAVNFKERGLLIVLSGPSGVGKGTVCRALREEEDNNLQYSVSATTRKPREGEVEGIHYFFKSREEFERMIEQKELLEHAEFVGNYYGTPVEWVRETLENGQDVILEIEVQGAFQVKELLPEAVFLFLAPPSLQELRNRLIGRGTESEEVIKQRLLVAREEIELMDAYDYVVTNDEVDKAIDRIKAIVTAEHCKRERVASLYKKAMMEVI from the coding sequence ATGTTAGAAGATGGAGGGCTTGCAGTGAATTTTAAAGAACGAGGATTATTAATCGTTTTGTCTGGACCAAGCGGTGTCGGTAAAGGAACCGTTTGTCGTGCTCTTCGTGAGGAAGAGGACAACAACCTTCAATATTCGGTGTCGGCTACGACTCGAAAGCCACGTGAAGGGGAAGTTGAGGGAATACATTACTTTTTTAAATCGAGAGAAGAGTTCGAACGGATGATTGAACAAAAAGAACTGCTTGAACATGCCGAATTTGTCGGCAACTATTACGGGACGCCTGTAGAGTGGGTGCGTGAAACGCTCGAAAACGGCCAAGATGTCATTCTTGAAATTGAGGTGCAAGGGGCGTTCCAAGTGAAGGAACTTCTCCCGGAAGCCGTCTTTTTATTCTTGGCACCACCTAGCCTTCAAGAGCTCCGTAATCGTCTCATCGGACGGGGAACAGAGTCAGAAGAAGTCATCAAGCAACGCCTGCTCGTCGCGCGTGAGGAAATCGAGTTGATGGATGCCTATGACTACGTCGTCACGAACGACGAGGTCGACAAAGCCATCGATCGAATTAAAGCGATCGTGACAGCTGAGCATTGTAAACGTGAACGTGTTGCGTCACTCTATAAAAAAGCTATGATGGAGGTCATTTAA